A part of Streptomyces sp. SLBN-31 genomic DNA contains:
- a CDS encoding NADH-quinone oxidoreductase subunit G produces MTVTTSAPSGGGEAAVPPEDLVTLTIDGAEISVPKGTLVIRAAEQLGIEIPRFCDHPLLDPVGACRQCIVEVEGQRKPMASCTITCTDGMVVKTQLTSPVAEKSQHGVMEFLLINHPLDCPVCDKGGECPLQNQAMSHGQADSRFDGKKRTYEKPVAISTQVLLDRERCVLCARCTRFSNQVAGDPMIELLERGALQQVGTGEGDPFESYFSGNTIQICPVGALTSAAYRFRSRPFDLVSSPSVCEHCSGGCATRTDHRRGKVMRRLAANDPEVNEEWICDKGRFAFRYAQQRDRLTTPLVRNAEGDLEPASWPEALQIAAQGLLASRGRTGVLTGGRLTVEDAYAYSKFARVALDTNDIDFRARVHSGEEADFLAARVAGRGRDLDGTGVTYTSLEKAPAVLLVGFEAEEEAPGVFLRLRKAWRKHGQKVFALATHATRGLEKAGGTLLPAAPSTETEWLDALASGVGLEDDGAKAAEALRAEGAVIVVGERLAAVAGGLTAAVRASSATGAQLVWIPRRAGERAAVEAGALPSLLPGGRPATDPRAREEVAAVWGVAELPHRYGRDTSQIVEAAASGELQALVVAGVEIADLPDPARAREALHEAGFVVSLELRPSEVSEHASVVLPVAAVAEKAGTFLNWEGRVRFFDAALKPEQMTRRLAPTDARVLQMLADAMDVHLGLPDLRTVRSEIDRLGPWDGPRASEPLETGGQLPRPAAGEAVLAGHRLLLDRGVLQEGDEALAGTRHAAHARVSAATAAEVGVKDGDLLAVTGPAGAVELPLQTAEMPDRVVWLPLNSVGGGVASDTGALPGALVRIGPATTVGEAPKEVEG; encoded by the coding sequence ATGACCGTGACCACCAGTGCTCCCTCCGGAGGGGGAGAGGCGGCGGTCCCGCCGGAGGACCTCGTCACGCTGACCATCGACGGCGCCGAGATCAGCGTGCCCAAGGGCACCCTGGTCATCCGGGCCGCCGAGCAGCTCGGCATCGAGATCCCCCGCTTCTGCGACCACCCCCTCCTCGACCCGGTCGGCGCCTGCCGGCAGTGCATCGTCGAGGTCGAGGGCCAGCGCAAGCCGATGGCGTCCTGCACCATCACGTGCACGGACGGCATGGTCGTCAAGACGCAGCTCACCTCGCCGGTCGCCGAGAAGTCCCAGCACGGTGTGATGGAGTTCCTCCTCATCAACCACCCGCTGGACTGCCCGGTCTGCGACAAGGGCGGCGAGTGCCCGCTGCAGAACCAGGCCATGTCGCACGGCCAGGCCGACTCCCGCTTCGACGGCAAGAAGCGGACGTACGAGAAGCCGGTCGCGATCTCCACACAGGTCCTGCTCGACCGCGAGCGGTGCGTGCTGTGCGCGCGCTGCACCCGCTTCTCCAACCAGGTCGCGGGCGATCCGATGATCGAGCTGCTGGAGCGGGGCGCGCTGCAGCAGGTCGGCACCGGTGAGGGCGACCCCTTCGAGTCGTACTTCTCCGGCAACACCATCCAGATCTGCCCGGTGGGCGCGCTCACCTCGGCGGCGTACCGATTCCGCTCCCGTCCCTTCGACCTGGTCTCCTCGCCGAGCGTGTGCGAGCACTGCTCCGGCGGCTGCGCGACCCGCACCGACCACCGGCGCGGCAAGGTCATGCGGCGCCTGGCGGCCAACGACCCCGAGGTCAACGAGGAGTGGATCTGCGACAAGGGCCGCTTCGCGTTCCGCTACGCACAGCAGCGCGACCGGCTCACCACCCCCCTGGTGCGCAACGCCGAGGGCGACCTCGAACCGGCCTCCTGGCCGGAGGCGCTGCAGATCGCCGCTCAGGGCCTGCTCGCCTCGCGCGGCCGCACCGGCGTCCTGACCGGCGGCCGGCTCACCGTCGAGGACGCCTACGCGTACAGCAAGTTCGCGCGCGTGGCGCTCGATACGAACGACATCGACTTCCGCGCGCGCGTGCACAGCGGCGAGGAGGCCGACTTCCTGGCGGCGCGGGTCGCCGGCCGGGGACGGGACCTCGACGGTACGGGTGTCACGTACACCTCCCTGGAGAAGGCGCCCGCCGTCCTGCTGGTCGGCTTCGAGGCCGAGGAGGAGGCGCCCGGCGTCTTCCTGAGGCTGCGCAAGGCCTGGCGCAAGCACGGGCAGAAGGTGTTCGCGCTGGCCACGCACGCGACGCGCGGCCTGGAGAAGGCGGGCGGCACGCTGCTGCCGGCCGCCCCCAGCACCGAGACCGAGTGGCTCGACGCGCTCGCGAGCGGGGTCGGCCTGGAGGACGACGGCGCGAAGGCCGCCGAGGCGCTGCGCGCCGAGGGCGCCGTGATCGTCGTCGGCGAGCGGCTCGCCGCAGTGGCGGGAGGTCTGACCGCCGCCGTACGCGCCTCCTCCGCCACCGGGGCCCAGCTGGTCTGGATCCCGCGGCGGGCCGGAGAGCGCGCGGCCGTGGAGGCCGGCGCGCTGCCGTCCCTGCTGCCGGGCGGCCGTCCGGCGACCGACCCACGCGCGCGTGAAGAGGTGGCCGCGGTCTGGGGGGTCGCCGAACTCCCGCACCGCTACGGCCGCGACACCAGCCAGATCGTGGAGGCCGCCGCGAGCGGCGAACTGCAGGCCCTGGTGGTCGCGGGCGTCGAGATCGCCGACCTGCCAGACCCGGCACGCGCGCGTGAAGCACTTCACGAGGCCGGGTTCGTGGTGTCGCTGGAGCTGCGGCCCAGTGAGGTCAGCGAACACGCCAGCGTCGTCCTGCCGGTCGCCGCGGTCGCCGAGAAGGCCGGAACCTTCCTCAACTGGGAGGGCAGGGTGCGCTTCTTCGACGCCGCGCTCAAGCCCGAGCAGATGACCCGCCGCCTCGCGCCGACCGACGCGCGTGTGCTGCAGATGCTGGCCGACGCCATGGACGTGCACCTGGGTCTGCCGGACCTGCGCACCGTGCGCTCCGAGATCGACCGGCTCGGTCCCTGGGACGGGCCGCGCGCCTCCGAACCTCTGGAGACCGGGGGCCAGTTGCCCAGGCCCGCGGCCGGGGAGGCCGTACTCGCCGGGCACCGCCTCCTGCTCGACCGGGGCGTCCTGCAGGAGGGCGACGAGGCGCTCGCCGGCACCCGGCACGCCGCCCACGCGCGCGTGTCGGCCGCGACGGCGGCCGAGGTGGGCGTCAAGGACGGCGATCTCCTCGCCGTGACCGGACCCGCGGGAGCCGTCGAACTCCCCCTGCAGACCGCGGAGATGCCCGACCGGGTGGTCTGGCTCCCGCTGAACTCCGTCGGCGGGGGAGTCGCCTCCGACACCGGGGCGCTGCCCGGCGCCCTCGTCCGCATCGGCCCGGCGACGACCGTCGGCGAGGCCCCGAAGGAGGTGGAGGGATGA
- the nuoI gene encoding NADH-quinone oxidoreductase subunit NuoI, whose amino-acid sequence MAEEPKETKPGFMNPVAGFGVTFKAMFKKRLTEQYPEQQKTTAPRFHGRHQLNRHPDGLEKCVGCELCAWACPADAIYVEGADNTDEERYSPGERYGRVYQINYARCILCGLCIEACPTRALTMTNEFELADSSRANLIYTKEQLLAGLEEGMVDSPHAIYPGTDEQDYYRGLVTEAAPGTVQQTAVSKGEVVQEAASTFGEEEPASEKVIGR is encoded by the coding sequence ATGGCTGAGGAGCCCAAGGAGACCAAGCCCGGTTTCATGAACCCCGTCGCCGGCTTCGGCGTGACCTTCAAGGCCATGTTCAAGAAGCGGCTGACCGAGCAGTACCCGGAGCAGCAGAAGACCACCGCTCCCCGTTTCCACGGACGGCACCAGCTCAACCGCCATCCGGACGGCCTGGAGAAGTGCGTCGGCTGCGAGCTGTGCGCCTGGGCCTGCCCCGCCGACGCCATCTATGTGGAGGGCGCCGACAACACGGACGAGGAGCGCTACTCGCCGGGCGAGCGGTACGGCCGCGTCTACCAGATCAACTACGCCCGCTGCATCCTGTGCGGCCTGTGCATCGAGGCGTGCCCCACGCGCGCGCTGACGATGACCAACGAGTTCGAGCTGGCCGACTCCAGCCGCGCCAACCTCATCTACACCAAGGAGCAGCTGCTCGCCGGCCTCGAAGAGGGCATGGTCGACTCCCCGCACGCGATCTACCCGGGGACGGACGAGCAGGACTACTACCGGGGCCTGGTCACCGAGGCCGCCCCCGGCACAGTCCAACAGACCGCCGTCTCCAAGGGCGAGGTCGTCCAGGAGGCCGCGTCGACCTTCGGCGAGGAAGAGCCCGCGTCGGAGAAGGTGATCGGCCGATGA
- a CDS encoding NADH-quinone oxidoreductase subunit J produces the protein MSAQLAAYSTSTGEAFQFWVLGTVAVIGALSTVFMKKAVHSALSLAGTMIVLAVFYLANGAYFLGIVQIVVYTGAIMMLFLFVVMLVGVTAADSLKETIKGQRWLALLCGVGFGVLLFAGIGNASLKEFNGTGQANANGNVEGLAALIFTKYVFAFEITGALLITAAVGAMVLTHRERTERAKTQRELSEQRVREGKHVPPLPAPGVYARHNAVDIAGLLPDGTPSELTVSKTLRDRGQIRDVSAEALNDLKALEQRAEERLERTAIEPATFKREEASK, from the coding sequence ATGAGCGCGCAACTCGCCGCCTACTCCACCTCCACCGGAGAGGCCTTCCAGTTCTGGGTCCTCGGCACCGTCGCCGTGATCGGCGCCCTGTCCACCGTCTTCATGAAGAAGGCCGTGCACAGCGCGCTGTCACTCGCCGGCACCATGATCGTCCTGGCGGTCTTCTACCTCGCCAACGGCGCCTACTTCCTGGGCATCGTGCAGATCGTCGTCTACACCGGCGCGATCATGATGCTGTTCCTCTTCGTGGTGATGCTCGTCGGCGTGACGGCCGCGGACTCGCTGAAGGAGACGATCAAGGGCCAGCGCTGGCTGGCACTTCTCTGCGGAGTCGGCTTCGGGGTCCTGCTGTTCGCCGGGATCGGCAACGCCTCCCTGAAGGAGTTCAACGGCACCGGCCAGGCGAACGCCAACGGCAATGTGGAAGGCCTCGCGGCCCTCATCTTCACCAAGTACGTCTTCGCCTTCGAAATCACCGGCGCGCTGCTGATCACGGCGGCCGTCGGCGCGATGGTGCTCACGCACCGCGAGCGCACCGAGCGCGCCAAGACGCAGCGCGAGCTGTCCGAACAGCGCGTCCGCGAGGGCAAGCACGTACCGCCGCTCCCGGCGCCCGGCGTGTACGCCCGGCACAACGCGGTCGACATCGCGGGCCTGCTGCCCGACGGCACCCCGTCGGAGCTCACGGTCAGCAAGACCCTGCGCGATCGCGGCCAGATCCGCGACGTGTCGGCCGAGGCGCTCAACGACCTCAAGGCGCTGGAGCAGCGCGCGGAGGAACGCCTTGAGCGCACCGCGATCGAACCGGCCACCTTCAAGCGGGAGGAGGCGTCGAAGTGA
- the nuoK gene encoding NADH-quinone oxidoreductase subunit NuoK, protein MNPVNYLYLSALLFTIGATGVLIRRNAIVVFMCIELMLNACNLAFVTFSRMHGNLDGQIIAFFTMVVAAAEVVVGLAIIVSLFRTRHSASVDDASLMKL, encoded by the coding sequence GTGAACCCCGTCAACTACCTGTATCTCTCGGCCCTGTTGTTCACGATCGGCGCCACCGGCGTGCTGATCAGGCGCAACGCGATCGTCGTCTTCATGTGCATCGAGCTGATGCTGAACGCGTGCAACCTCGCGTTCGTCACCTTCTCCCGGATGCACGGCAACCTCGACGGCCAGATCATCGCGTTCTTCACGATGGTCGTCGCCGCCGCGGAGGTCGTGGTCGGACTCGCGATCATCGTGTCCCTGTTCCGCACCCGCCACTCGGCCTCGGTCGACGACGCCAGCCTGATGAAGCTCTGA